The following proteins are co-located in the Sporolactobacillus pectinivorans genome:
- the kdpC gene encoding potassium-transporting ATPase subunit KdpC, with protein sequence MTNVWRSIRVTVVFAVILGLIYPLIIGLIGNVLFPYQAQGSMEKYNGKIVGSQLIAQSFTSPGYFHSRPSAVDYAANGSAGSNLGPTNPALIKEISTNIALVKKQNGTLANASIPADMVETSGSGLDPDISLANARLQIPRVAKATGLSASYLQDLVTRETENRFLGTFGDPYVNVLNLNLALQSKMGR encoded by the coding sequence ATGACTAATGTCTGGCGTTCAATAAGGGTTACCGTCGTATTCGCGGTTATATTAGGTTTGATCTATCCGCTTATTATCGGACTGATCGGCAATGTTCTGTTCCCCTATCAGGCACAGGGAAGTATGGAAAAGTATAACGGAAAAATTGTTGGTTCCCAATTAATTGCCCAATCGTTCACCAGCCCAGGCTATTTTCATTCAAGACCGTCGGCGGTAGACTATGCGGCTAATGGTTCGGCCGGGTCGAATCTTGGGCCAACCAATCCGGCTCTGATCAAAGAAATCAGCACTAATATCGCGCTTGTGAAGAAACAGAACGGCACGCTGGCGAATGCGTCGATACCGGCGGATATGGTTGAAACTTCCGGCTCCGGGCTTGATCCGGACATCTCGCTTGCCAATGCCCGTTTGCAAATCCCGCGTGTGGCTAAGGCGACCGGATTGAGTGCATCGTATCTGCAGGATCTCGTGACACGTGAGACTGAGAATCGGTTTCTTGGGACTTTTGGCGATCCGTACGTGAATGTGCTGAATCTGAACCTGGCTTTGCAGAGTAAGATGGGCCGGTAA
- the kdpB gene encoding potassium-transporting ATPase subunit KdpB translates to MSNKNQSVTKGIFKIAIVDTFKKLDPRVMIKNPVMFVVEIGFVVTLLLTFIPDLFGGNYGVKQVPFNAVISFILLITVLFGNFAEAIAEGRGKAQAESLRRTKTDLTAQRRHKDGSYESVPASMLRKGDIIRVQAGEMIPADGEVKEGLGSVDESAITGESAPVIRGAGGDFSSVTGGTKLLSDQLIIEVTVNPGESFLDKMIGLVEGASRQKTPNEIALTVLLAGLTLIFLVVVLTLSPFANYVKGSIDTVSLIALLVCLIPTTIGALLSAIGIAGMDRIIRFNVVAKSGKAVEAAGDVNTLILDKTGTITIGNRLASEFIPVGLHNLKELINVALLSSLFDETPEGRSVIDLAKKNEFILRREDYNDAENVEFSADTRMSGLNLPDGTVVRKGAVDAIRHYVKNKGGQIPEDLAAKMEYIAKEGGTPLAVIQNQEIFGLIYLKDIIKPGMRQRFEELRKMGIKTVMCTGDNPLTASTIALEAGVDDFIAEAKPEDKMRLIKQEQSQGKLVAMSGDGTNDAPALAQADVGLAMNTGTAAAKEAGNMVDLDSDPTKLIEVVSIGKQLLITRGSITTFSIANDVAKYFAILPAMFATMIPQLQVLNIMGLTSPRSAILSAIIFNALIIPALIPLAMKGVKYRPIGATSLLMRNLMIYGVGGIIVPFVGIKLIDIIITALGIANI, encoded by the coding sequence ATGTCAAACAAAAATCAATCGGTCACTAAAGGTATTTTTAAGATCGCTATTGTCGATACGTTTAAAAAACTCGATCCACGCGTGATGATCAAAAATCCTGTCATGTTCGTGGTGGAGATCGGGTTTGTGGTGACGTTGCTGCTCACGTTCATACCCGATCTTTTTGGCGGCAATTACGGGGTGAAACAGGTTCCTTTTAATGCCGTCATCAGTTTCATTTTGTTAATCACCGTATTGTTCGGGAACTTTGCCGAAGCGATTGCGGAAGGACGCGGGAAGGCGCAGGCCGAATCGTTGCGCCGGACCAAGACGGATCTGACGGCACAGCGCCGACACAAAGATGGTTCCTATGAGAGCGTCCCAGCATCCATGCTGCGCAAGGGGGATATCATCCGTGTTCAGGCTGGCGAAATGATTCCTGCTGACGGTGAAGTCAAAGAAGGGCTCGGAAGCGTGGACGAATCCGCGATTACCGGTGAATCGGCTCCAGTTATCCGTGGCGCGGGCGGCGATTTCAGTTCAGTAACCGGTGGCACGAAATTGCTGTCCGACCAATTGATCATTGAAGTAACAGTAAATCCCGGTGAATCGTTCCTCGATAAGATGATCGGGCTGGTCGAAGGGGCGAGTCGCCAGAAGACACCAAATGAAATCGCACTGACGGTGCTGCTTGCCGGTCTGACCTTAATCTTTCTCGTTGTCGTCCTGACGCTGAGCCCATTTGCCAATTATGTCAAAGGATCCATTGATACCGTATCATTGATCGCTTTGCTGGTCTGCCTGATTCCGACGACCATTGGTGCGCTGCTTTCAGCGATCGGTATTGCCGGCATGGACCGGATTATTCGCTTCAATGTCGTGGCCAAATCAGGCAAGGCTGTTGAAGCTGCCGGTGATGTGAACACGCTGATTCTTGATAAAACAGGTACCATTACAATAGGCAATCGGTTGGCAAGTGAGTTTATTCCTGTGGGTTTGCACAATTTAAAAGAGTTAATCAATGTGGCTTTGCTTTCATCGTTATTCGATGAAACGCCGGAAGGACGGTCAGTTATTGATTTGGCTAAGAAAAACGAGTTCATTCTGCGGCGCGAAGACTATAACGATGCCGAGAATGTCGAATTCAGCGCGGACACGCGCATGAGCGGCCTGAATCTGCCGGACGGAACCGTGGTACGAAAAGGAGCGGTCGACGCGATCAGACATTATGTTAAAAACAAAGGCGGTCAGATTCCGGAAGATCTTGCTGCGAAGATGGAATACATTGCGAAAGAAGGCGGGACGCCGCTGGCCGTCATCCAAAACCAGGAGATTTTCGGTCTGATTTACTTGAAAGACATCATTAAACCGGGCATGCGTCAGCGCTTTGAAGAATTGCGGAAGATGGGGATCAAAACGGTTATGTGTACGGGGGATAATCCGCTGACGGCATCGACCATCGCGCTGGAAGCCGGTGTCGATGACTTTATCGCGGAAGCAAAGCCGGAGGACAAGATGCGCCTGATCAAGCAGGAACAAAGTCAGGGTAAGCTCGTGGCCATGTCCGGTGACGGCACAAACGACGCGCCGGCTCTTGCTCAGGCGGACGTCGGTCTGGCGATGAATACCGGTACAGCAGCTGCAAAAGAAGCAGGTAATATGGTCGACCTGGATTCAGATCCGACGAAGCTGATTGAAGTCGTTTCAATCGGGAAACAACTGCTCATCACACGAGGCTCGATTACGACATTCTCGATTGCGAATGATGTGGCCAAGTATTTTGCTATTCTGCCGGCGATGTTTGCGACCATGATCCCGCAGCTGCAGGTTTTGAATATCATGGGACTGACAAGTCCGAGAAGCGCGATCCTGTCGGCTATTATTTTTAACGCATTGATTATTCCCGCGCTGATTCCGCTCGCTATGAAAGGTGTCAAATACCGGCCGATCGGTGCCACATCCTTGCTGATGCGGAACCTGATGATCTATGGTGTGGGCGGTATCATCGTCCCGTTTGTAGGCATTAAACTGATTGACATCATCATCACTGCCTTAGGAATAGCAAACATATAG
- the kdpF gene encoding K(+)-transporting ATPase subunit F has translation MWVLVVISFLLMIYLTYVIFYPEKF, from the coding sequence ATGTGGGTACTAGTGGTTATCTCGTTTTTACTGATGATTTATCTGACATATGTCATTTTCTATCCGGAAAAGTTCTGA
- a CDS encoding TetR/AcrR family transcriptional regulator: MGKKQEIIQMATRLFLVDGFEGVSMNDIVKVTGTSKGGIYNYFASKENLFLAVVENILSHHTQSRTQNLLTHQFPTFKAFYTAYVNLIFDTLTRVKAGNIFMLFYDAIKISSDLSEKIDTVQEEAVLAFVNQIEVAKKNGEINRSTDAQAIAKLFMSLKEGVSADYILAMYTVDQARDQLMTHYDTIYQLLKV, from the coding sequence ATGGGTAAAAAACAAGAAATCATCCAAATGGCCACGCGTTTATTCTTAGTTGACGGTTTTGAGGGCGTATCAATGAATGACATCGTTAAGGTGACAGGAACCTCTAAGGGAGGCATCTATAATTATTTTGCAAGCAAAGAAAATTTATTCTTGGCGGTGGTAGAAAACATCTTAAGTCATCATACCCAATCTCGCACTCAGAATTTGCTAACCCATCAGTTCCCGACGTTTAAGGCTTTTTACACGGCATATGTGAACCTTATTTTTGATACGCTAACTCGTGTTAAGGCCGGAAATATTTTCATGTTATTTTATGATGCCATTAAAATTTCTTCTGATCTGTCCGAAAAAATCGATACGGTACAGGAAGAAGCAGTTTTAGCCTTCGTTAATCAAATTGAAGTTGCAAAAAAAAATGGTGAAATCAATAGGTCGACTGATGCCCAGGCTATTGCAAAATTATTCATGTCACTTAAAGAGGGAGTCTCTGCTGACTACATACTTGCTATGTACACGGTTGATCAGGCACGGGACCAATTAATGACACACTATGATACGATTTATCAGCTGCTTAAGGTATAA
- a CDS encoding MFS transporter: protein MMRTRDTFLIVSSIALSMLIASLDLMVVTTSLPTIIGQLKGFDYYTWPLIIFSLTTAIATPLMGKMSDVYGFKPIYLFGLVIFLIGSIMNGLAGNIWVLIVGRGIQGIGGAVLISNSLTVVGLLFEPVKRTKYMGILGTTSIVAMILGPTLGGWITSTFDWHWIFWINIPIILTAFGLVVFAHFPKITDDDIHHPIDFLGAIVLILTMVPLLLVFTWAGNKYAWGSLIIIALSVGTAVMLSIFISVEFKAKNPIVPLEMFKKMTFDSSAINMFLINGILGAVLVFVPLYLQSVLGFSASLAGDFLTPMMISMVVAMLIGGIVVEKTGKYKLQTILGIVITGIGAFLLTGLTVTTANLNVVLDLAIFGFGAGLAIPVFTSIAQSSFPESQMGAVTAGIQLFKNLGQTIIPSLLSTAMMHEMSAKMSNVNWRHLPNIVTGSLKNVNNISNPGFFKELETKLPASVLESVKLIINDLRHVLVHSIDSVLWWAVALTAISLIVQTAAKEIKLVQKK, encoded by the coding sequence ATGATGCGAACAAGAGATACATTTCTAATTGTCAGCAGTATCGCCCTAAGTATGTTGATTGCAAGCCTTGATTTAATGGTGGTCACAACTTCACTGCCAACAATTATCGGCCAACTCAAAGGATTTGACTACTATACTTGGCCGCTTATTATTTTTTCATTAACTACAGCGATCGCTACGCCATTAATGGGGAAAATGAGTGACGTATATGGCTTTAAACCCATTTATCTGTTTGGACTTGTCATTTTTTTAATCGGATCCATTATGAATGGCCTGGCAGGTAACATTTGGGTATTGATTGTTGGCCGTGGCATTCAAGGTATTGGTGGAGCCGTTTTGATTTCTAATTCCTTAACCGTTGTGGGCTTGTTATTTGAACCCGTTAAACGTACTAAGTACATGGGTATTTTGGGCACGACAAGCATCGTAGCTATGATTTTGGGACCGACACTCGGTGGCTGGATCACATCGACATTTGATTGGCATTGGATTTTTTGGATCAACATTCCAATTATTTTAACTGCGTTTGGATTAGTCGTTTTTGCACATTTTCCAAAAATAACTGATGATGATATTCATCATCCGATCGATTTTCTTGGTGCGATTGTTTTGATTTTAACGATGGTCCCATTACTCTTGGTATTTACATGGGCGGGCAACAAGTATGCCTGGGGATCGCTGATAATAATCGCATTATCAGTGGGAACTGCCGTGATGCTTTCAATTTTTATTTCAGTTGAATTCAAAGCAAAGAATCCCATTGTACCACTTGAAATGTTTAAGAAGATGACGTTTGATAGTTCAGCGATTAACATGTTTTTGATTAACGGTATACTGGGGGCTGTGCTTGTTTTTGTACCTCTTTATTTGCAAAGCGTACTCGGTTTTTCAGCGAGTCTCGCAGGTGATTTTTTAACACCAATGATGATAAGCATGGTAGTGGCAATGCTTATTGGTGGTATCGTTGTTGAAAAGACCGGCAAATATAAGTTACAAACGATTTTGGGGATAGTGATTACCGGTATAGGGGCTTTTTTGTTAACTGGTCTGACAGTGACCACTGCTAACTTGAATGTAGTCCTGGATCTCGCCATCTTTGGTTTTGGTGCAGGGCTTGCGATTCCGGTCTTTACCTCAATTGCACAAAGCTCATTTCCGGAATCGCAAATGGGCGCAGTTACCGCAGGCATTCAACTCTTTAAAAATTTGGGGCAAACGATCATACCCTCGCTTCTGTCAACAGCGATGATGCACGAAATGAGTGCTAAAATGAGCAATGTTAATTGGCGCCATTTACCCAATATAGTAACGGGTTCTCTTAAAAATGTTAATAATATCAGCAATCCGGGTTTCTTCAAGGAATTGGAAACCAAATTACCGGCAAGTGTGTTGGAATCCGTCAAACTGATTATTAACGACCTGAGGCATGTATTGGTTCATTCGATTGACTCAGTACTTTGGTGGGCAGTTGCCCTTACGGCCATTTCATTAATCGTTCAAACGGCTGCAAAAGAAATCAAATTAGTTCAGAAGAAGTAA
- a CDS encoding alpha/beta fold hydrolase has protein sequence MTKNSIMKVPIQIFTRRMGRIVLISLSIILAFVLVLAGVLLVMSPGKPKPFLDKNGKVIAGSISEKIYVNINGVKQGMFIESKNKNNPVLLFLHGGPGMPEYTFFEKYCPQIANSFTVCYWEQRGSGLSYKNDILASSETTEQLISDTLSVTNYLRNRFGQQKIYLMGHSWGTYLGIQVAARDPQLYKAYIGVGQVSQQRESEIQAYQYMLGQYQADGDKNMVKKLETYPVTKYVSALNAYLKSSLRDNAMHKLGIGTMHDMHSVITGIFFPVMESRAYTLGEKINIWRGKAFLKNSTDLENQMLSTDLTIRVPKLDIPTYFFSGIYDYTVSHTLAESYFKKLQAPIKGFYLFKDSAHSPMFEEPDKFMHIMQEDVLTGKNNLADIK, from the coding sequence ATGACAAAAAACAGTATCATGAAGGTTCCGATTCAAATTTTTACGCGAAGGATGGGACGAATCGTATTGATCTCGCTTTCTATCATATTAGCTTTCGTACTAGTTCTTGCTGGTGTGCTGCTTGTCATGAGTCCTGGTAAGCCAAAACCATTTCTTGATAAGAACGGAAAGGTGATCGCAGGCAGTATCTCCGAGAAAATCTACGTAAACATCAATGGGGTAAAGCAAGGGATGTTCATTGAAAGCAAGAATAAGAATAATCCAGTGCTGTTATTTCTGCATGGTGGGCCCGGAATGCCGGAATACACTTTTTTTGAAAAATATTGCCCGCAAATCGCGAACAGCTTTACCGTCTGTTATTGGGAACAACGTGGAAGTGGACTATCCTATAAAAATGATATTCTTGCAAGTTCGGAAACGACCGAACAATTGATATCAGATACTTTGTCGGTGACAAACTATCTGAGAAATCGTTTTGGACAGCAGAAAATTTATCTTATGGGGCATTCGTGGGGCACTTACCTAGGTATACAGGTTGCGGCACGTGATCCACAACTGTATAAAGCCTATATTGGGGTAGGGCAAGTTTCGCAGCAACGTGAATCAGAAATACAAGCATATCAATATATGCTTGGACAGTATCAGGCTGACGGAGATAAGAATATGGTGAAAAAGCTGGAGACATATCCGGTTACCAAATATGTCTCTGCTTTAAATGCATACCTGAAATCTTCTTTGCGCGACAACGCGATGCACAAACTTGGCATCGGGACGATGCATGATATGCATTCGGTAATCACCGGCATTTTTTTCCCTGTGATGGAGAGCCGGGCTTATACGCTGGGGGAAAAGATAAACATATGGCGTGGAAAAGCGTTTTTAAAAAACTCTACCGACCTAGAGAATCAAATGCTCTCGACAGACTTGACTATAAGAGTGCCGAAACTTGATATACCTACCTATTTTTTCAGCGGAATTTACGATTACACCGTCTCACATACACTGGCGGAATCTTATTTCAAAAAATTGCAGGCTCCAATCAAAGGTTTTTATTTGTTTAAAGACTCTGCCCATAGCCCAATGTTTGAAGAACCGGATAAATTTATGCATATTATGCAAGAGGATGTACTTACCGGTAAGAATAATCTTGCCGACATAAAATAG
- a CDS encoding TetR/AcrR family transcriptional regulator → MHKPYHHGNLRNTLIEAGIELINHEGGKNFSLRKVASLCGVSEAAPYSHFENKEALLKAMQDHIQEKLMKVLEDTIQSSPDSDNTYLLIQMGKSYIMFFLKDPQYFPFLCAHTRMKINLSMDTEGTNNFPPFELFKSTSLRVLRKNGFPEVKLLDIIISMFATVHGLASIATMPNVHYSEDWEAKIEDIIWKK, encoded by the coding sequence ATGCATAAACCTTACCATCACGGAAACTTGAGAAATACTCTGATAGAAGCCGGTATTGAACTTATTAATCACGAAGGGGGAAAAAATTTTTCTTTAAGGAAGGTGGCATCTTTATGTGGTGTGAGCGAAGCAGCACCATACAGCCATTTTGAGAACAAGGAAGCCTTGTTGAAAGCAATGCAGGATCATATACAAGAAAAACTTATGAAAGTACTGGAGGATACAATCCAATCCAGTCCCGATTCTGATAACACCTATTTGCTGATTCAAATGGGCAAATCATATATTATGTTTTTTCTTAAAGATCCACAGTACTTTCCATTTTTATGTGCTCATACGCGTATGAAAATTAATCTTTCAATGGATACTGAAGGGACAAATAATTTCCCACCATTTGAGCTTTTCAAATCTACCTCCCTGCGCGTATTAAGAAAAAATGGATTTCCCGAAGTAAAATTATTAGACATTATAATATCCATGTTTGCAACTGTTCATGGCCTCGCTTCGATCGCAACAATGCCAAACGTTCATTATAGCGAGGATTGGGAGGCAAAGATTGAGGATATCATTTGGAAGAAGTAA
- a CDS encoding TetR/AcrR family transcriptional regulator, with amino-acid sequence MHKTIDKRVERTQRYLFDSLLYFKKQNVNYESISIRNLSDKAGIARQTFYRNYLTKDAVILSKLNQLMEDFKENLKRNELTAANFVSLLIKYWNNERSLFELIEWARIDRAVIDRLTGLNRDIIAQNNIENEYTEFISNYYAGATYMFLKTYVDQNKKSAEQAASLYGKLTNQCHDLFIGLD; translated from the coding sequence GTGCATAAAACGATTGATAAACGTGTTGAAAGGACCCAAAGATATCTGTTTGACAGCTTGCTCTATTTTAAAAAACAAAATGTGAATTATGAATCGATATCGATTCGCAATTTAAGTGATAAGGCAGGCATTGCGAGGCAAACCTTTTATAGAAATTATTTAACAAAAGACGCGGTTATTCTGTCGAAATTAAACCAACTCATGGAAGACTTTAAAGAAAATTTGAAAAGAAATGAACTAACAGCAGCGAATTTTGTTTCACTGCTCATTAAATATTGGAATAATGAACGGAGCCTGTTTGAATTAATCGAGTGGGCAAGGATTGATCGTGCGGTGATCGACCGACTGACCGGTCTAAATCGAGACATTATCGCTCAAAATAACATCGAAAATGAGTATACAGAGTTTATTTCAAACTATTATGCCGGTGCAACGTATATGTTCCTGAAAACATACGTTGATCAAAATAAGAAATCCGCTGAACAAGCGGCATCCCTATATGGGAAATTGACCAACCAATGTCATGATCTGTTTATAGGGTTAGATTAA
- a CDS encoding SDR family NAD(P)-dependent oxidoreductase yields MKNIKEDVALITGASHGIGLELARKMLTEGWQVIAFIRSNLPEDDPLIRESLEGLQLRAYQADLTDFSSLRKVLNDVKVKEKRIDILFNNAGGSFPELTLSKQNREMHYELQTVVPYIIFMELRPQLLKGQYKTVINTSSAALLALRQFTPESLEHPPVFKKLFGPYATSKLALSLWTQELALQEKAKGAGIKLYSVDPGGNNTTRKGKKSGIPFYLKLIIKLFLPHPSKGATRLYEIAMSGNKKTSGLFFVKGKSRPLKFMEHKSDILSKVKKIYAQEFHQ; encoded by the coding sequence TTGAAAAACATAAAAGAAGATGTTGCGCTTATTACAGGGGCAAGCCATGGCATTGGCTTGGAGCTGGCCCGCAAAATGTTAACTGAAGGATGGCAGGTTATTGCGTTTATTCGTTCAAATTTACCGGAGGACGATCCTTTGATAAGAGAAAGTCTCGAAGGGCTGCAGCTTCGTGCGTATCAAGCGGATCTGACGGATTTTTCCAGCCTTAGGAAAGTACTGAATGACGTTAAAGTGAAAGAAAAAAGAATTGATATCCTTTTCAACAATGCTGGCGGAAGTTTTCCCGAGCTCACATTATCTAAGCAGAATCGAGAGATGCATTATGAACTTCAAACGGTTGTTCCTTATATAATCTTTATGGAATTACGGCCGCAACTGCTAAAAGGGCAATACAAGACAGTAATCAACACGTCGTCTGCCGCTCTTTTAGCACTCAGACAATTCACTCCCGAATCATTAGAACATCCTCCTGTCTTTAAAAAATTGTTTGGGCCATATGCAACATCGAAACTTGCTTTATCCCTATGGACTCAGGAACTGGCGCTGCAAGAAAAAGCTAAGGGAGCCGGTATAAAATTATATAGTGTTGACCCTGGTGGAAATAATACGACAAGAAAAGGAAAGAAATCAGGAATACCCTTTTATCTCAAACTGATTATTAAATTATTTCTTCCCCATCCAAGCAAAGGTGCAACCCGTCTTTATGAAATAGCGATGAGCGGAAACAAAAAAACATCGGGCCTTTTTTTTGTCAAAGGAAAAAGCAGACCATTGAAATTTATGGAACACAAGAGCGATATTTTGTCAAAAGTTAAAAAAATTTATGCTCAAGAATTTCATCAGTGA
- a CDS encoding MFS transporter gives MQDKNPFSWRFVAPLYMGSTLNPINSSLLATALVPIALFMHVSAAKTTILVSALYLASSIAQPTSGKLSEEFGPRRIFLTGIFLTLLGGIIGGFGQNLSMLIVARVLIGIGTSTAYPSAMLLIRRRADESELSEPPGGVLGALQISGIASSVVGLPIGGVLVGVFGWRSTFFINIPVTLIAFLMAVIWIPRDMPIKRRSILEISSRIDCMGIIAFAITMISLLAFLFSIPKANLIALSIVIVCGIGLVLWELKVKHPFIDVRMLSKNLALTRTYIRLALITLCIYTVLYGFTEWLEAGHGISSSEAGLLLLPMSILSAIVISPISKRNLIRGPLIVSAVSSIMASLGILFLSANTPIIYILIITLIFGVTMGTITGSSPIALYTQVTTEQIATASGLLRTFGYIGSIASSAVVGIVFHTKVADSGLHLIAVIMIFASGIALLITIFDRRLKKPVRSIKASN, from the coding sequence ATGCAAGATAAAAATCCATTTTCATGGAGATTCGTAGCTCCTCTTTATATGGGATCTACACTTAACCCGATAAATAGTTCACTGCTTGCAACTGCACTAGTGCCGATTGCTTTATTTATGCACGTATCTGCTGCTAAAACCACAATACTAGTTTCAGCCCTTTACCTTGCAAGTTCGATAGCTCAGCCTACTTCAGGAAAATTGTCAGAGGAATTTGGACCAAGGCGTATATTCCTAACGGGAATTTTTTTAACATTATTAGGTGGAATAATTGGGGGATTCGGGCAAAACCTGTCCATGTTAATTGTAGCACGAGTTCTCATAGGTATAGGAACTTCGACTGCCTATCCATCTGCAATGTTGTTGATTCGACGTCGGGCTGATGAATCTGAATTGTCTGAGCCTCCCGGCGGCGTACTGGGCGCACTTCAAATTTCCGGAATAGCATCAAGTGTTGTGGGACTTCCAATAGGTGGAGTTTTGGTAGGTGTGTTTGGATGGCGTTCAACATTTTTCATTAATATTCCTGTTACACTTATTGCCTTTTTAATGGCTGTAATATGGATACCACGGGATATGCCGATCAAAAGAAGAAGTATATTGGAAATATCATCCCGAATTGACTGCATGGGTATTATTGCATTTGCAATAACCATGATCTCTCTTCTTGCGTTTTTATTTTCTATACCAAAAGCCAATTTAATTGCACTGAGTATAGTCATCGTATGTGGTATAGGCTTAGTCCTGTGGGAACTTAAAGTGAAGCATCCATTCATTGATGTACGTATGCTTAGCAAGAATCTTGCACTTACTCGTACCTATATACGTCTTGCATTAATTACTCTGTGTATCTATACAGTACTCTACGGCTTTACCGAATGGCTTGAGGCTGGTCATGGAATTAGTTCTTCAGAAGCTGGATTGCTCTTACTGCCCATGAGCATACTTTCAGCCATAGTGATTTCGCCTATTTCAAAACGAAATCTTATACGTGGTCCATTAATTGTATCGGCAGTATCTTCAATTATGGCTTCTCTGGGTATCCTGTTTTTAAGCGCAAATACACCAATAATTTATATTTTGATCATTACTCTTATATTTGGTGTCACTATGGGGACAATAACTGGCAGCAGCCCAATTGCTCTATACACTCAGGTCACTACGGAGCAGATTGCTACAGCTTCAGGGCTTCTTCGCACTTTTGGATATATAGGATCTATTGCATCTTCAGCTGTAGTAGGTATAGTATTTCACACAAAAGTTGCAGATTCTGGATTACATCTTATTGCTGTTATTATGATCTTTGCAAGTGGCATAGCACTGTTAATAACAATTTTTGATCGACGGCTTAAAAAACCTGTAAGATCAATTAAAGCAAGCAATTAA
- a CDS encoding cysteine hydrolase family protein, protein MPNQKSKEALLVMDMQNSTISHLDEEMILPFQKTVEAARKYLIPVIFVRLAFSTGYPEISPQNKLFSMVSESSRMTVSDMEAGIHESLKPKSNEPIVTKSRFSAFTGSNLEIILRSQQIDTLVLSGVATSGAILSTLREAADKDYKLKVISDACIDPDPEVQRVLMGKIFPKQSDVLTVDSWIAALNKN, encoded by the coding sequence ATGCCAAATCAAAAGAGTAAAGAAGCACTACTGGTTATGGATATGCAAAATAGCACAATATCACATTTAGATGAGGAGATGATACTTCCATTCCAGAAAACTGTCGAAGCCGCACGCAAGTATCTTATTCCGGTTATTTTTGTGAGACTTGCATTCAGTACAGGATATCCGGAAATCTCTCCCCAAAACAAGTTATTCTCAATGGTTTCTGAGTCCAGCAGAATGACGGTATCTGATATGGAAGCAGGAATTCATGAATCTCTAAAACCTAAATCAAACGAACCGATAGTTACAAAATCCAGATTCAGTGCATTCACCGGAAGTAATCTTGAAATCATACTGCGTTCGCAACAGATTGACACCTTAGTCTTAAGCGGAGTCGCTACAAGCGGAGCTATTTTATCAACATTGAGGGAAGCCGCAGATAAAGACTATAAGCTCAAGGTGATCTCAGATGCATGCATTGATCCGGATCCTGAGGTTCAACGCGTTCTCATGGGAAAGATATTCCCTAAACAGTCAGATGTACTTACTGTTGATTCTTGGATAGCTGCTTTGAATAAAAACTAA
- a CDS encoding TetR/AcrR family transcriptional regulator codes for MNSKPTKLNFYPERRDAAENRQRILNAAVKLFEEYGVEQVSMNQIANEAEVGPGTLYRRYRNKGELCLDLIKDNVDLLFNDIQEYLDQNHVVPPNQRLKEVLRLFICFREKKAQLLIGVEGSPSTNSVKSRMSNPLFEEFHRILVKLFDEMNATVYTHFDSIFRADMLLTALSKDYYSFQRDVRQYTPEMILKQLCEIFISI; via the coding sequence ATGAATTCTAAACCAACTAAGCTTAATTTTTATCCTGAGCGTCGTGATGCAGCCGAGAATCGTCAACGAATATTGAATGCAGCTGTAAAATTATTTGAAGAATATGGTGTAGAACAAGTTAGCATGAATCAAATTGCCAATGAAGCAGAGGTCGGTCCCGGAACGCTTTATCGACGCTATAGAAACAAAGGCGAATTGTGTCTTGATTTAATTAAAGACAATGTCGATCTGCTTTTTAATGATATTCAGGAATATTTGGATCAGAATCATGTCGTTCCTCCAAATCAGCGATTAAAAGAGGTGCTCAGATTATTTATCTGTTTTAGGGAAAAAAAGGCGCAATTGCTTATAGGAGTCGAGGGATCGCCGTCAACCAATTCAGTTAAGTCAAGAATGTCCAATCCATTGTTTGAGGAATTTCATCGAATATTGGTAAAATTGTTTGACGAAATGAATGCGACTGTTTACACACATTTTGACAGTATATTTAGAGCAGACATGTTATTAACAGCTTTAAGCAAAGATTACTATTCATTTCAAAGAGATGTACGCCAATATACACCTGAGATGATTTTGAAACAGCTTTGTGAAATATTCATATCAATTTAA